One window of Nicotiana tomentosiformis chromosome 11, ASM39032v3, whole genome shotgun sequence genomic DNA carries:
- the LOC138901808 gene encoding uncharacterized protein has protein sequence MDCSMVINGESTPPFDVARGFRQGDPMSPFLFSIVMEHLSRSLKTLKEEKQFKYHPKCSKLNVTHMCFADDLLMFAKGANELIRKSLVAWSRMCMPKATEGLNLTNLKLWNKAAITKICWDLKTKKDTLWIKCNREYYIKAQPLESMAIPQQASWMVRKILKALEELCHVQPDHLKSKSMIISIYLRMVWDLSKVAWKNIICGNEARPKAIFITWLQQQDRLLTATRLENWRIQVDTTFVMCKVGAESRNHLFVECAIGRQVWDKLMKRLQITWVAMSS, from the exons ATGGACTGTTCCATGGTTATAAATGGTGAATCAACCCCACCCTTTGATGTTGCCAGAGGATTTCGACAAGGAGATCCAATGTCTCCCTTCCTATTTTCTATTGTTATGGAACATTTGAGCAGAAGTCTCAAGACCCTAAAGGAAGAGAAGCAATTTAAGTATCACCCAAAATGCTCTAAACTAAATGTCACACATATGTGCTTTGCAGATGATCTCCTCATGTTTGCTAAAG GAGCAAATGAACTCATCAGAAAATCACTGGTAGCTTGGAGTAGGATGTGTATGCCAAAGGCAACAGAGGGATTGAATCTCACAAACCTAAAGCTGTGGAACAAAGCAGCCATAACAAAGATTTGTTGGGActtgaagactaagaaagatactCTCTGGATTAAGTGTAATCGTGAATACTATATAAAAGCACAACCTTTGGAGAGTATGGCTATTCCCCAACAAGCTAGTTGGATGGTCAGGAAAATACTCAAAGCATTGGAAGAACTGTGTCATGTGCAACCAGATCACCTGAAGAGCAAGAGTATGATCATAAGCATTTACTTGAGAATGGTATGGGATCTATCCAAAGTTGCCTGGAAAAATATCATCTGTGGCAATGAAGCAAGGCCAAAAGCAATATTTATAACATGGCTCCAACAACAAGACAGGCTACTAACTGCTACAAGACTGGAAAACTGGAGAATACAAGTTGATACTACCTTTGTCATGTGTAAAGTGGGAGCTGAAAGCAGGAATCATTT
- the LOC104105955 gene encoding uncharacterized protein isoform X2 has protein sequence MDPKHGSGTCNHSRTDTVVTENETEASSPIIFLLDSKNESESRTSSDAILNESTSGSSKSSELSRSIFSSSSGSSSDDFILVNPKIASNSITLDIPSSKYSRDAKPLSQDDYNGSNGMFHNLELNRSTSPATQISDISDEPLLPNIPSITKSPSIQMMERQGGYDPNRVPSSIFGNISSTPKEWSAASDESLFSINASLSRDHILLMGGDIWKSGELHKSGELKNKCIELDRSEDTERGVVTGNNHIEAGSQHEPIKKELHFEEEIKVGRSAEYSTTTGHSKGNEGFRDSYSTIHHSDGSEVGSPQNLSAILFVTQERSPYGHCASTPIVAAGFAALGGQAVVVSAQVAYLVSGQAGYVALVSG, from the exons ATGGACCCTAAACATGGAAGTGGAACCTGTAACCATTCTCGAACAGATACAGTGGTTACTGAAAATGAAACTGAGGCCAGTTCACCAATAATATTTCTCCTGGATTCTAAAAATGAGAGTGAAAGCAGAACAAGTTCAGATGCCATCTTAAATGAAAGTACTTCAGGATCAAGTAAAAGTTCAGAACTTTCCCGTTCCATATTTTCATCCTCATCTGGTTCTTCCTCGGATGATTTCATCTTAGTGAATCCAAAAATAGCATCCAACTCTATCACATTAGATATACCATCTTCTAAATATTCTAGGGATGCCAAACCTTTATCCCAAGATGACTACAATGGTTCGAATGGTATGTTCCATAATTTGGAACTGAATAGATCAACAAGCCCCGCCACGCAGATTTCAGACATCTCTGATGAACCTTTATTGCCAAACATACCGTCAATTACAAAATCTCCTTCTATCCAAATGATGGAGAGGCAAGGAGGTTATGATCCCAACAGAGTTCCATCTTCTATTTTTGGAAATATATCCTCAACACCTAAGGAATGGAGTGCTGCCTCTGATGAGTCATTGTTTAGTATCAACGCCAGTCTTTCGAGGGATCATATTCTATTGATGGGTGGAGATATCTGGAAATCAGGGGAACTGCATAAATCTGGGGAACTAAAAAACAAGTGTATAGAATTAGACAGATCTGAAGATACGGAAAGGGGTGTGGTAACTGGAAACAACCATATTGAAGCAGGAAGTCAACATGAACCAATTAAGAAAGAACTCCATTTTGAAGAGGAAATAAAAGTAGGACGGAGCGCAGAATATTCAACTACCACTGGCCATTCCAAAGGAAATGAAGGGTTTAGAGACTCCTACAGCACAATTCACCATTCTGACGGGAGTG AAGTGGGAAGTCCACAGAAcctttctgccatattatttGTTACACAAGAAAGAAGTCCATATGGCCATTGTGCTTCTACTCCTATTGTAGCTGCGGGTTTTGCTGCTCTAGGTGGCCAAGCTGTTGTTGTAAGTGCTCAGGTTGCTTATCTTGTAAGTGGTCAAGCTGGATATGTTGCTCTTGTAAGTGGTTAA
- the LOC104105955 gene encoding uncharacterized protein isoform X1 gives MDPKHGSGTCNHSRTDTVVTENETEASSPIIFLLDSKNESESRTSSDAILNESTSGSSKSSELSRSIFSSSSGSSSDDFILVNPKIASNSITLDIPSSKYSRDAKPLSQDDYNGSNGMFHNLELNRSTSPATQISDISDEPLLPNIPSITKSPSIQMMERQGGYDPNRVPSSIFGNISSTPKEWSAASDESLFSINASLSRDHILLMGGDIWKSGELHKSGELKNKCIELDRSEDTERGVVTGNNHIEAGSQHEPIKKELHFEEEIKVGRSAEYSTTTGHSKGNEGFRDSYSTIHHSDGSGTSLAFPVSGKSTEPFCHIICYTRKKSIWPLCFYSYCSCGFCCSRWPSCCCKCSGCLSCKWSSWICCSCKWLSWSGCCHKWPSRQDCCCK, from the exons ATGGACCCTAAACATGGAAGTGGAACCTGTAACCATTCTCGAACAGATACAGTGGTTACTGAAAATGAAACTGAGGCCAGTTCACCAATAATATTTCTCCTGGATTCTAAAAATGAGAGTGAAAGCAGAACAAGTTCAGATGCCATCTTAAATGAAAGTACTTCAGGATCAAGTAAAAGTTCAGAACTTTCCCGTTCCATATTTTCATCCTCATCTGGTTCTTCCTCGGATGATTTCATCTTAGTGAATCCAAAAATAGCATCCAACTCTATCACATTAGATATACCATCTTCTAAATATTCTAGGGATGCCAAACCTTTATCCCAAGATGACTACAATGGTTCGAATGGTATGTTCCATAATTTGGAACTGAATAGATCAACAAGCCCCGCCACGCAGATTTCAGACATCTCTGATGAACCTTTATTGCCAAACATACCGTCAATTACAAAATCTCCTTCTATCCAAATGATGGAGAGGCAAGGAGGTTATGATCCCAACAGAGTTCCATCTTCTATTTTTGGAAATATATCCTCAACACCTAAGGAATGGAGTGCTGCCTCTGATGAGTCATTGTTTAGTATCAACGCCAGTCTTTCGAGGGATCATATTCTATTGATGGGTGGAGATATCTGGAAATCAGGGGAACTGCATAAATCTGGGGAACTAAAAAACAAGTGTATAGAATTAGACAGATCTGAAGATACGGAAAGGGGTGTGGTAACTGGAAACAACCATATTGAAGCAGGAAGTCAACATGAACCAATTAAGAAAGAACTCCATTTTGAAGAGGAAATAAAAGTAGGACGGAGCGCAGAATATTCAACTACCACTGGCCATTCCAAAGGAAATGAAGGGTTTAGAGACTCCTACAGCACAATTCACCATTCTGACGGGAGTGGTACGTCTTTAGCTTTTCCAGT AAGTGGGAAGTCCACAGAAcctttctgccatattatttGTTACACAAGAAAGAAGTCCATATGGCCATTGTGCTTCTACTCCTATTGTAGCTGCGGGTTTTGCTGCTCTAGGTGGCCAAGCTGTTGTTGTAAGTGCTCAGGTTGCTTATCTTGTAAGTGGTCAAGCTGGATATGTTGCTCTTGTAAGTGGTTAAGTTGGTCTGGTTGTTGCCATAAGTGGCCGAGCAGACAGGACTGCTGCTGCAAATGA